A single Patagioenas fasciata isolate bPatFas1 chromosome 16, bPatFas1.hap1, whole genome shotgun sequence DNA region contains:
- the ARHGAP40 gene encoding rho GTPase-activating protein 40 isoform X5 produces MNQLPPKSPLASPVSEGVNSRVESSDNLSMDSFWLEVENIKQSVEAEQEECSLADVKTQEEGEAEAEWLQDAGLSDLLGDRASDNENIVLLSTLTKTQAAAVQRRLDTYSRSRRRKNKHPVRDVRDIFGVVSSEETAAEKEESSTDQLWHNLRTSNVHKSETQDYSCTVRTPGKEEVFNMDVAYSEQAAVLLKGSFLSESRRLKDGNALTKFKIPKGRLGVTRIGDLSAQDMKKIPTLALIELTALCDVLGFELKRNKAAKLKTTEKRLFGVPLNTLLANDQKLLPNTKVPLLLQALLSCLEKRGLETEGILRVSGSQTRIKSLEQKLEKDFYTGLFRWDEVHQNDVSGLLKRFIRELPAPLLTAEYLPAFAAVQNIPDLKQRLQALNLLILILPEPNRNTLKALLEFLSKVVSRENNNKMNLWNVSTVMAPNLFMHKGLPNKIPEGKEKQLAEGAADVVRMMIHYQDLLWTVSSFLVAQVRKLNETNSKRYQFCDKRIKNLLRKIHADKDKVEKNQAEPSKIVKVHASLLLKDSLEVHLNNATRVADVLRQFQKNLCQNGWNIVNTVNLLKCNNSMESTNFLLYEVGGNIGERCLDPDTYLLDLYHINPHAEWVIKQNPSYPRMF; encoded by the exons AAGGGGAAGCTGAAGCCGAGTGGCTCCAGGACGCGGGTCTGTCCGACCTCCTCGGGGACCGTGCCTCCGACAACGAGAACATCGTGCTGCTCTCCACCCTGACCAAGACCCAGGCTGCTGCGGTGCAGCGGCGCCTGGACACCTACTCCCGCTCACGGAGGAGGAAGAACAAGCATCCCGTGCGTGATGTCCGAGACATTTTTGGAGTTGTCAGCTCTGAG GAAACAGCAGCAGAGAAGGAGGAGTCCAGCACAGATCAGTTGTGGCACAATCTACGGACCTCAAATGTACACAAAT CAGAAACCCAGGATTACTCCTGCACAGTTCGAACCCCTGGAAAAGAAGAGGTGTTCAACATGGATGTCGCCTACTCAGAGCAAGCGGCTGTTCTGCTCAAGGGATCGTTCCTATCTGAATCCAGGAGGTTGAAGGATGGAAATGCACTAACT AAATTTAAGATTCCCAAGGGCAGACTAGGAGTGACCAGGATTGGAGATCTGTCTGCTCAGGACATGAAGAAGATCCCCACACTGGCCCTTATTGAACTAACAGCTCTCTGTGATGTTCTGGGCTTTGAGCTGAAGAGAAACAAGGCAGCAAAACTGAAAACAACAG AGAAAAGACTCTTTGGAGTTCCACTCAACACCTTGTTGGCAAACGACCAAAAACTGCTCCCCAACACCAAGGTCCCTCTGCTGCTCCAGGCA CTGCTGTCCTGCTTGGAAAAGAGAGGACTTGAAACAGAGGGCATTTTGAGAGTTTCTGGGTCCCAGACCAGAATCAAG agtctGGAACAGAAGCTAGAAAAGGACTTCTACACCGGCCTTTTCCGCTGGGATGAAGTCCACCAGAATGATGTATCTGGGCTACTGAAAAGATTCATCAGAGAGCTGCCGGCGCCTCTGCTGACAGCAGAGTACCTGCCTGCTTTTGCTGCTGTACAAA ATATTCCAGACCTGAAGCAAAGATTGCAAGCTCTAAACCTCCTGATCCTGattctgccagagcccaacagaaacacCCTGAAG GCTCTACTTGAATTTCTCAGCAAAGTGGTTTCCAgggagaacaacaacaaaatgaacCTCTGGAACGTCTCCACAGTCATggccccaaacctcttcatgcaCAAGGGGCTGCCAAACAAGATCCctgaggggaaggagaagcagctggCAGAGGGGGCGGCTGACGTTGTGCGGATGATGATCCATTACCAGGATTTGCTCTGGACG GTCTCCTCTTTTCTGGTAGCTCAAGTGAGAAAGCTGAATGAGACCAATAGCAAAAGGTACCAGTTTTGTGACAAGCGAATTAAAAATTTGCTGCGTAAGATTCATGCTGATAAAGACAAGGTGGAAAAGAACCAGGCAGAG CCTTCCAAGATCGTGAAAGTCCACGCTTCGCTTCTCCTGAAGGACTCGCTAGAGGTGCATTTGAACAACGCAACCAGAGTTGCTGATGTCTTGAGGCAGTTTCAAAAGAACCTGTGCCAGAACGGTTGGAATATTGTTAACACTGTCAACCTCCTCAAGTG taacAACTCAATGGAGAGCACAAACTTCCTCCTGTATGAAGTAGGAGGGAATATTG GTGAACGTTGCCTGGACCCAGACACTTACCTCTTAGACTTGTACCACATCAATCCCCATGCTGAATGGGTAATTAAGCAAAACCCATCTTATCCTCGGATGTTCTAA